The following proteins come from a genomic window of Thiothrix winogradskyi:
- a CDS encoding inositol monophosphatase family protein, whose translation MHPMLRKAIEAAREAGEGIRHYANKVHKLDVENKAHNDFVSEVDRQAEQGIVRLLQRAYPDHAFFGEESGKQGVDSDYEWIIDPLDGTTNFLYGIPHYSVSIAMKHKGRLMVGVVYDPLRDETFAAARGEGATLNGRRIRVSERSTMQNALLGTGVPFRANQNLDLYLQTMKALLPDTAGVRRPGSAALDLAYVASGRFDGFWEFGLNEWDIAAGVLLVQEAGGLIGDMKGDNTFLKTGDVVAANPKVFKEMIKRLHPVMAR comes from the coding sequence ATGCACCCAATGCTCAGAAAAGCAATAGAAGCCGCACGCGAAGCTGGCGAAGGCATTCGCCACTACGCCAACAAAGTGCATAAGCTGGATGTCGAAAACAAAGCACACAATGATTTTGTCAGCGAGGTTGACCGCCAAGCCGAGCAAGGCATCGTGCGTTTGCTGCAACGTGCCTACCCTGACCACGCTTTTTTCGGCGAAGAGAGCGGCAAACAAGGCGTTGACAGCGATTATGAATGGATCATTGACCCATTGGATGGCACTACTAACTTCCTTTACGGCATTCCGCACTACTCGGTTTCCATCGCGATGAAACACAAAGGGCGTTTAATGGTCGGCGTGGTGTATGACCCCTTGCGTGATGAAACCTTTGCCGCTGCCCGTGGCGAGGGCGCTACGTTGAACGGACGGCGTATCCGCGTGTCTGAACGCAGCACCATGCAAAATGCTTTACTTGGCACGGGTGTCCCCTTCCGTGCCAATCAGAATCTCGATTTATACCTGCAAACCATGAAAGCCTTGTTACCGGATACCGCTGGCGTCCGCCGCCCCGGTTCAGCGGCGCTGGATCTGGCCTATGTTGCCAGTGGTCGCTTTGATGGTTTCTGGGAATTCGGTCTGAATGAATGGGACATCGCGGCAGGTGTACTGCTGGTGCAAGAAGCCGGTGGTCTGATTGGTGACATGAAAGGTGACAACACTTTCCTGAAAACCGGCGATGTAGTCGCTGCTAACCCAAAAGTCTTCAAGGAAATGATCAAACGCCTACATCCGGTCATGGCGAGATGA
- a CDS encoding DUF1841 family protein — MFGNDRDAMRRYYAQCWQKFQQQQPLDALETQIASVIAEHPEYHHVLAAPDSAIQRDYLPDNGETNPFLHMGLHLGIREQVATDRPTGIRELYRQLVIKYGNNEAEHRMMDCLAESIWLAQRHQTIPDEVAYLECLKKQ, encoded by the coding sequence ATGTTTGGCAATGACCGCGATGCCATGCGCCGCTATTACGCGCAATGCTGGCAGAAATTTCAACAACAACAGCCGCTGGATGCGTTAGAAACCCAAATAGCCAGCGTGATTGCGGAACACCCCGAATACCATCACGTCCTCGCCGCGCCCGATAGCGCGATACAACGCGACTACCTGCCCGACAATGGCGAAACCAACCCATTTTTGCACATGGGCTTACACCTTGGGATTCGCGAACAGGTTGCTACTGACCGCCCGACTGGAATTCGCGAACTTTACCGGCAATTGGTGATCAAATACGGCAATAACGAGGCGGAACACCGCATGATGGATTGTTTGGCAGAAAGCATCTGGCTGGCACAACGTCACCAAACCATCCCGGATGAAGTCGCCTATCTTGAGTGCTTAAAGAAACAATGA
- a CDS encoding sulfite exporter TauE/SafE family protein: MLDGMDYLLAALAALAAGAINALAGGGTLITFPTLIALGIPPIVANITSTVALCPGYFGATLAQLKDIRTQTQRLWLVLPAAVLGGVLGGVLLLNTEEKVFQALVPFLILLASLLLAIQTPLRAWLTRRLQTHSAQGIPQTWAIPLILLAAIYGGYFGAGLSVIVLAALALILDDSLTRLNALKQAVAFGVNIAAAVFFLFSGKVIWILALVMACGALLGGVLGGKLASSINPNALRWLVVSIGVMIAVIYWIK; encoded by the coding sequence ATGCTTGATGGGATGGATTATTTATTGGCGGCACTCGCTGCATTGGCAGCCGGGGCGATTAATGCGTTGGCAGGTGGTGGCACGTTGATCACCTTTCCCACCTTGATTGCGTTGGGTATTCCGCCAATAGTGGCGAATATCACCAGCACCGTCGCGCTTTGCCCCGGCTATTTCGGCGCAACCTTGGCACAGCTCAAGGACATCCGCACGCAAACGCAACGCTTGTGGCTGGTATTACCGGCAGCGGTGTTGGGCGGTGTGTTGGGTGGCGTTTTATTGCTGAATACTGAGGAAAAGGTGTTTCAGGCGCTGGTGCCATTCCTGATTTTGCTGGCATCGCTGTTGCTGGCCATCCAAACACCGTTGCGGGCTTGGCTCACCCGCCGCTTGCAGACCCATAGCGCCCAAGGCATTCCGCAAACCTGGGCAATTCCGTTGATTCTGTTAGCCGCAATATACGGCGGTTATTTCGGGGCGGGCTTGAGTGTGATTGTGCTGGCAGCTTTAGCGCTGATTCTGGACGATTCTCTAACCCGCCTGAATGCACTCAAACAAGCGGTGGCGTTTGGGGTCAATATTGCCGCCGCCGTCTTCTTCCTGTTTTCCGGCAAAGTGATCTGGATATTGGCACTGGTCATGGCCTGCGGCGCACTGCTCGGCGGGGTGCTAGGCGGCAAACTCGCCAGTAGCATCAACCCCAATGCCTTGCGCTGGTTAGTCGTCAGCATCGGGGTGATGATTGCGGTGATTTACTGGATTAAATGA